The following are encoded together in the Vanrija pseudolonga chromosome 7, complete sequence genome:
- the sll1773 gene encoding Putative quercetin 2,3-dioxygenase: protein MSSSTTASNPTFQFRPSQDRGGSNHGWLKTFHTFSFADYYDPAFENFGSLRVINEDRVAPSTGFPTHPHREAEIFSYVISGELAHKDSMGNVETMVRGDIQMTSGGTGIRHSEYNDNKKDEVHFLQIWALPNERGLKPAYYARHFSDADKTDKWAHIVAPVSAEGVIDERDAKGPTPIHAALNFFGTLLSSGKSVEHTLLPRLKGPGGNKLAYVQLVQTSGYNPRKAPTDGKGGALVKVTLGGQEATLGEGDGVFIRGAVTGDQLVVDNVGDKRAEVVLFEMDA, encoded by the coding sequence ATGTCgtccagcaccaccgcctccaACCCCACCTTCCAGTTCCGCCCGTCGCAAGACCGCGGCGGGTCCAACCACGGCTGGCTCAAGACGTTCCACACCTTCTCCTTTGCCGACTACTACGACCCGGCGTTTGAGAACTTTGGCTCGTTGCGCGTCATCAACGAGgaccgcgtcgcgccgtccaCCGGCTTCCCGACCCATCCacaccgcgaggccgagatctTCTCGTACGTCATtagcggcgagctcgcgcacaagGACAGCATGGGCAACGTCGAGACCATGGTCCGCGGCGATATCCAGATGACCTCTGGCGGCACGGGCATCCGGCACTCGGAGTACAACGACAACAAGAAGGACGAAGTCCACTTCCTCCAGATCTGGGCGCTGCCCAACGAGCGCGGGCTCAAGCCGGCGTACTATGCGCGCCACTTCTCCGACGCGGACAAGACGGACAAGTGGGCGCACATCGTTGCGCCGGTGTCCGCCGAGGGGGTGATTGACGAGCGGGACGCCAAGGGCCCGACGCCGATCCATGCCGCGCTCAACTTCTTCGGCACGCTCCTCAGCTCTGGCAAGAGCGTCGAGCACAcgctcctcccccgcctcaaGGGCCCGGGAGGCAACAAGCTCGCAtacgtccagctcgtccagaCCTCGGGCTACAACCCCCGCAAGGCGCCcaccgacggcaagggcggcgcgctcgtcaaggtcACGCTTGGCGGCCAGGAGGccaccctcggcgagggcgacggcgtcttcatccgcggcgccgtcacgggcgaccagctcgtcgtcgacaatgtcggcgacAAGCGCGCAGAGGTCGTCCTCTTCGAGATGGACGCGTAA
- the Pon2 gene encoding Serum paraoxonase/arylesterase 2, whose amino-acid sequence MPSAASRSLILGVAILALVGRFVYDRLSTFGFFRTGDLVNIHGLTALKHIEGTTNAEDLHYDPGSGLIYAAAQAKDVRNGWFPPLARFDRPEDAVAGGGKLIVIDPKTFTSKDLALEGFTGAFVTHGIDILQDPKRADALYIHAVNHLPNPGWLASRDITIEDKGNSVIEIFHHVVGSDSAQHVRTVQHESIRTPNDLFATGPTSFYVTNDHHYRDGPLRHVEDLGSKAVTPWTDTVHIEADPKQKGKEGITSQVVLSKMHNNNGLGHTTNPKEIIICDAAGGVSYVADIQADRTLKIKDELKFATTIDNPFWFQDPYPEVGGDKSGILNTGLQRAHLLAHEIHDDNSAMASAAWLAVGKPGERKWAIQQLFADDGSQLRSASAGILLAIDPKTNAGKKQAWLFLSGFSSKNVVATKVDL is encoded by the exons ATGCCGAGCGCAGCCAGCCGCAGCCTgatcctcggcgtcgcgatcctcgcgctcgtcggccgctTCGTCTACGACCGCCTGAGCACGTTTGGCTTCTTCCGGACCGGCGACCTGGTCAACATCCACGGCCTGACGGCCCTCAAGCACATCGAGGGGACGACCAACGCCGAGGACCTGCACTACGACCCGGGCAGCGGGCTCATctacgccgcggcgcaggccaaggACGTGCGCAACGGGTGGTTCCCGCCCCTTGCGCGCTTCGACAGgcccgaggacgcggtggctggcggcggcaagctcaTCGTCATCGACCCCAAG ACCTTTACATCCAaggacctcgcgctcgagggcttCACCGGCGCGTTCGTCACCCACGGCATTGACATCCTCCAGGACCcgaagcgcgccgacgcgctctACATCCACGCGGTCAACCACCTGCCCAACCCCGGCTGGCTTGCCTCGCGCGACATCACCATCGAGGACAAGGGCAACAGTGTGATTGAAATCTTCCACCACGTCGTCGGATCCGACAGCGCACAGCACGTCCGCACGGTGCAGCACGAGTCGATCCGGACCCCCAACGACCTGTTCGCGACTGGCCCGACGTCGTTCTACGTCACAAACGACCACCACTACCGCGACGGCCCGCTGCGCCACGTCGAGGACCTGGGCTCCAAGGCCGTCACGCCGTGGACGGACACGGTGCACATCGAGGCCGACCCGAAGcagaagggcaaggagggGATCACGTCCCAGGTCGTGCTCAGCAAGAtgcacaacaacaacggccTGGGCCACACGACCAACCCGAAGGAAATCATCATctgcgacgccgccggcggcgtgagctACGTCGCTGACATCCAGGCGGACCGCACGCTCAAGatcaaggacgagctcaagTTTGCGACGACGATCGACAACCCCTTCTGGTTCCAGGACCCGTACCCCGAGGTCGGGGGCGACAAGTCGGGCATCCTCAACACGGgcctgcagcgcgcgcactTGCTCGCGCACGAGATtcacgacgacaacagcgccatggcgagcgcggcgtggctcgccgtcggcaagccCGGAGAGCGCAAGTGGGCCATCCAGCAGCTgttcgccgacgacggcagccaGCTCCGTTCGGCGTCCGCCGGCATcctgctcgccatcgacccCAAGACCAACGCCGGCAAGAAGCAGGCCTGGCTCTTCCTCTCGGGCTTCTCGTCGAAGAACGTCGTCGcgaccaaggtcgacctgtag
- the SPCC550.07_3 gene encoding Putative amidase, producing the protein MTPTAILPDASARIAQVLSERDATIPAEWRLPKSFSIPQNTTSILRTSGILSDEELQLIDLSALQLAKAIAERRYTAVQATTAYAKAGALAQQATNCLVEMFVPEALERARRLDDILAATGKVVGPLHGVPISIKDHMDIKGHESPSGFLCCVGESMADEDAHAVGILRDAGAVFYCTETTNPQSIMHLECSGYWGATTNPHNTKLTCGGSSGGEGAILGFKGSPFGLGSDIGGSLRSPAANCGIYTFKPTAGRLPKGGMRSPARKGGYEGILVTHGPMGRHIDDLGMYMRLVLSSEPWRLDPRVLYMPWREVTLPRKLRVGVLRDDGVVRPVKPIRRAMAHVVDRLEKDGRFEVVEYAPYKDKEAWDILRRLYWPDGGKSVRHLLDRSGEPTRPMTEWIISQSEGKEMDLAEYYSFVNARDELRLEVAKHWYAQGVDVVLGPVGPTPAPLLETAKYWGYTSYWNLVNYPAGVFPTGLSVVPGLDREDPQELYHPRNQTEAYILDTYASTTHVDAPICLQVIGYIGYDEETLAAMERIVEAVGAPQV; encoded by the exons aTGACCCCCACAGCCATCCTccccgacgcgagcgcgcgcatcgcccaAGTCCTGTCCGAGCGCGACGCAACCATTCCCGCAGAGTGGCGCCTGCCCAAGTCCTTCTCCATTCCGCAGAACACGACGTCGATCCTGCGCACCAGTGGCATCCTgtccgacgaggagctgcagcTCATCGACCTTTCCGCGCTACAGCTGGCCAAGGCGATTGCCGAGCGCCGCTATACGGCAGTACAAGCGACCACGGCAtacgccaaggccggcgcgctcgcgcagcaggcgaCCAACTGCCTCGTGGAGATGTTCGTCCCCGAGGCtctggagcgcgcgcgccgcctcgacgacataCTGGCCGCGACGGGCAAGGTCGTTGGGCCGCTGCACGGCGTGCCGATTAGCATCAAGGACCACATGGACATCAAGGGGCACGAGAGCCCGTCCGGGTTCTTGTGCTGCGTCGGCGAGAgcatggccgacgaggacgcgcacGCGGTCGGGATcctgcgcgacgccggcgccgtgttCTACTGCA CAGAAACCACCAACCCCCAATCCATCATGCACCTCGAGTGCTCGGGATACTGGGGCGCCACGACCAACCCGCACAACACGAAGCTTAcgtgcggcggcagctcggggggcgagggcgcgatCCTGGGGTTCAAGGGGAGCCCGTTCGGCCTGGGGTCTGACATTGGTGGCTCGCTGCGGTCG CCGGCAGCCAACTGTGGCATCTACACGTTCAAGCCGACCGCCGGCCGCCTGCCAAAGGGCGGGAtgcgctcgcccgccaggAAGGGCGGGTACGAGGGCATCCTGGTGACGCACGGGCCGATGGGGCGCCACATCGACGACCTGGGGATGTACATGCGCCTCGTGCTCTCCTCCGAGCCGTGGCGGCTCGACCCGCGCGTCCTCTACATGCCGTGGCGCGAGGTCACCTTGCCGCGCaagctgcgcgtcggcgtgctgcgcgacgacggcgtcgtgcggCCTGTCAAGCCGATCCGCCGTGCGATGGCGCATGTGGTCGACAGGCTGGAGAAGGACGGGCGgttcgaggtcgtcgagtaCGCGCCgtacaaggacaaggaggcgTGGGACATCCTC CGCCGCCTGTACTGGCCCGACGGGGGCAAGTCGgtccgccacctcctcgaccgctcCGGCGAGCCGACGCGCCCGATGACCGAGTGGATCATCTCGCAgagcgagggcaaggagatGGACTTGGCAGAGTACTACTCGTTTGTgaacgcgcgcgacgagttgcgcctcgaggtcgccaagcaCTGGTATGCGCAGGGCGTGGATGTGGTGCTTGGGCCCGTCGggccgacgccagcgccgttgCTCGAGACGGCAAAGTACTGGGGG TACACGTCCTACTGGAACCTGGTCAACTACCCCGCCGGCGTCTTCCCCACCGGCCTGTCCGTCGTCCCAGGACTGGACCGCGAGGACCCGCAGGAGCTCTACCACCCGCGCAACCAGACCGAGGCGTACATTCTCGACACGTACGCGTCGACCAcgcacgtcgacgcgcccATCTGCCTCCAGGTCATCGGGTATATCGggtacgacgaggagacgctCGCTGCGATGGAGCGGAttgtcgaggcggtcggcgcgccgcaggTCTAG
- the SPBC1271.10c_6 gene encoding putative MFS-type transporterc, giving the protein MSAPDPSSLPIPGTLVLVDIDGRASGAHAGKTSDVILHPTPSSDANDPLNWSTARKQVAFGMLMVYCITAGFAACSIYSVLVPLSDATGIALGDLNAGTGYMFLLLGWGGILTQPFAQTFGKRPTFIISQLGHLAIIVWQGYINGPGDWYANKIIQGFLTSPIEMLVEISISDLFFAHERGFYMGLYSMALFGGNFLAPVWAGFVNDALGYRWVFWISAIQLAAGTLVLILFMEETNYNRGTTEISENHGDAASTSSNSEEKSSDKDAPALTTTHDVTASDERQLTGTPYGFVRRMAMFNDRWTTMKVFYTQMYRPILFLRYPVVFWSGVLYGSSLIWYNVLNATASLIFTDVYHFRASMVGLTYLGPTLGAVLAAGYAGYAADKFLLWDARRKHGVREPEDRLWLLGLNALILPVGLILWGVGAAKHIHWFGLVVGGCLTAFTSASGGAFALNYVLDSYKDLGGEVVLSVILVRNTMSFAVSYGITPWVVNMGYQNSFIVAALVGMVVYLSFLPVIKWGKGWRKASRASYWAYVRSSVMGH; this is encoded by the exons ATGTCTGCACCAGACCCCTCCAGCCTCCCGATCCCCGgcacgctcgtcctcgtcgacatcgacgggcgcgcgtcgggcgcgcaCGCGGGCAAGACGAGCGACGTGATCCTCCACCCTacgccgtcgagcgacgcCAACGACCCGCTTAATTGGAGTACGGCGAGGAAGCAGGTCGCGTTTGGCATGCTCATGGTTT ACTGCATCACGGCCGGCTTTGCAGCCTGCTCAATCTACTCGGTCCTCGTGCCGCTCTCGGACGCGACGGGTATAGCTTTGGGCGACTTGAACGCCGGCACGGGATACA tGTTCCTCCTCCTGGGCTGGGGCGGTATCCTCACCCAGCCCTTCGCGCAAACTTTCGGCAAGCGCCCGACCTTCATCATCTCCCAGCTGGGCCACCTCGCCATCATCGTGTGGCAGGGCTACATCAACGGCCCGGGCGACTGGTACGCCAACAAGATTATCCAGGGGTTCTTGACTAGCCCTATTGAGATGCTGGTGGAGATTAGCATCAGTGACTTG TTCTTCGCGCACGAGCGAGGCTTCTACATGGGGCTGTACTCGATGGCTTTGTTCGGCGGCAACTTCCTCGCGCCTGTATGGGCTGGC TTCGtcaacgacgcgctcggATACCGCTGGGTGTTCTGGATCTCGGCGAtccagctggcggcgggtACACTCGTGCTGATCCTGTTCATGGAGGAGACAAACTATAACCGCGGCACGACGGAGATCTCCGAGAaccacggcgacgcggcgagcacgagctcgaaCAGCGAGGAGAAGAGCAGCGACAAGGACGCGCCGGCACTCACTACCACGCACGACGTGACGGCCTCCGATGAGCGCCAGCTCACCGGCACGCCGTACGGCTTTGTCCGCCGCATGGCCATGTTCAACGACAGGTGGACGACCATGAAGGTGTTCTACACGCAGATGTACCGCCCCATCCTGTTCCTGCGGTACCCGGTTGTGTTCTG GTCCGGGGTGCTCTACGGCTCCAGTCTGATCTGGTACAACGTGCTCAACGCGACCGCGTCGCTCATCTTCACCGACGTGTACCACTTCCGCGCGTCCATGGTCGGCTTGACGTACCTCGGCCCGACGTTGGGCGCGGTCCTGGCAGCGGGGTACGCAGGCTACGCGGCGGACAAGTTCCTGCTCTGGGACGCGCGGCGCAAGCACGGCGTCCGCGAGCCAGAGGACAGGCTGTGGCTGCTCGGCCTCAACGCGCTCATCCTCCCCGTTGGTCTGATCCTgtggggcgtcggcgcggccaagCACATCCACTGgttcgggctcgtcgtcggtggctgCCTCACGGCGTtcacgagcgcgtcgggcggcgcgttcgCCCTGAACTATGTGCTTGACAGCTACAAGGActtgggcggcgaggtcgtgctgAGCGTCATCTTGGTCAGG AACACCATGTCCTTTGCCGTCTCCTACGGCATCACCCCCTGGGTCGTCAACATGGGCTACCAGAACTCAttcatcgtcgccgcgctcgtcggcatggTCGTCTACCTCTCCTTCCTGCCAGTCATCAAGTGGGGCAAGGGGTGGCGCAAGGCCAGCAGGGCGAGCTACTGGGCGTACGTGAGATCGAGCGTCATGGGGCATTAG